The sequence CGCAGGTCCCGCTGCTGCCGCACCAGCTCGGGGGGAATCCCGTCGGCCGCGTCGAGCACGTCCACGCCGTGCAACTCGAAGTTGAAGAAGGCGTCCTTGCGGCACGCGCGCCAGGCCGCGCGCAGGGCGGACAGCGGCAGCGTGGTGGCGAAGGTGCCGATGAACGGGAAGCGCACGCCCGGCGTCACCGCCATGGGCAATTCCAGCACCGCGCCCGAGCCGCGCTGGTACGGCCTCGCCGGGTCCGGCCGGTAGGGCACGCGGGGCGCCAGCAGCACGCGCGGCGTGTCCAGCACGGAGCGGGACGGCCGCCCCAAAAGCGCCAGCGTCCCCATCACCGCCGCCTTCGCCGCGTAGTACGGCGCGGCGGGAAAGGCGGACGAGCCATACAGGTAGCCCTGCTCCACCGTGGCCGCGTACAGGTCCGCGTTCAGCGTGTAGCCCGGAGCGCGGAAGCCCACCGGCCGCACGCCCGTGGCCGCGAGAATGGCGGCGTCCGCGCGGGCCAAATCCTCGCGGATGGCGGGCAGCCCCCGGCGCGTGAGCGCGTAGTCGTGCGCGTACGTGTGGCTGGCCACCTCGATGCCGGCCTCGTGCGCGGCGCGCATCCCCGCCGCGGCGCCCGGGTCCGACTCCAGGTCCTCACCGATGGCGAAGAAGGTGCCCGGCACGCCCAGGCCGTCCAGCAGCTCGCGGAAGCGCGGCACCGCCACGGCGTGCACCAGCGTGCGGGCGCGCGCGTCGAGCAGCGACTCCGGCAGGCCGTGGATGCGGCAGTAGTGCGGCAGCGAGTCGAGGTCGACGGAGATGGACGCCAGCCGCACGGTGCCTCACGTCCCGCGGATGCGGATGACGTAGACCAGCTTGCCCACGTTCTTCAGCACGTTGGGCACGCGCTTGAAGAGGTGGATGGACGGCTGGCGCTTCTCGTGGAGCTGGATGGGAATCTCCATCACCTTCAGCCCCTCGCGCCAGGCGCGGATGACGAACTCGCTGGCGAACACGTCCATGTCCACCACGCACTTGTGGATGACGGGCAGCAACGCCTCGCGGCGGAAGGCCTTGAGGCCGTGCGTGTCCGTGCCCTTGAAGCCCAGCGCCACCTTCAACAGCTTGTTGTGCACGCGCGTGGCCGCCCGGCGCACGAGGGGACGCTGGTCGCTGGCGCCCTTGGCCGCCTTGGAACCGACGACCATGTCCGCCTCGCCCCGCTCCAGCCGCGGCAGCGCCGCGTCGTAGAAGGTCAAGTCGCAGAGGTCGATTTCGTCGCAGATGACGTACGTGCCCTTCGCCAGGAGGATGCCGGCCTTCAGCGCGGAGCCGTAGTTGGGCCGCTCCGAGTGGAACCAGCGCAGGCGCGGGTTCTTCGCGCACATCTCTTCCAGGATGCGCGGCGTGGCGTCCCTGGAGCCGTTCTCCGCGAAGATGATTTCGTAGTCGAGCCCGCGCGCATCCAACCCCTGGCGCAGCTCCTCCGCCGCCGAGGCGATGATGGACTCCTCGTTGTAGACCGGGATGACGACGGACAGGTGGGGGGCCATGGAATTGGGTCCCTCAGATATGGGGCGGCAAACGGGCCGTCAACCGTTCAGCGTCCGGGCACAGGCCCGGCCCGCGAGGATGGCGTCCTCCATGGAGGAGTACTCCCACTGCCCGTAGCGCCCGGCGATGAGGATTCCGGCGTGCTCCAGGAAGCGGAGGATCTCCGCCTTCGCGGGTCCGTACGCGTCGTCATAGAGGACGTACGCGTGCGGAATCTCCCGCGCCTGGGCGAAGAGGACGTCGTCAGCGGAGTGGATCATCTGCGAGCGCACCAGGTCCTCCACCGCGTACTTCTCCGCGGTGGCGGGGGCCAATTCGCCGTGGTGGCTGTACTCCACGTAGAAGGTGGACGTGTCCGGCGGCGCCAGCGGCGCGTAGACGGCGGACGGCGAGCCGATGCGGTACGTGTGGAACTCCGGCTCCGGCAGGTAGATCCAATGCCAGGGCTGGCGGTTGGCCCCGCGCGCGGCCACGGCCACGTAGGTGACGGTGGTGGCGCGCAGCCGCTTCGCCGCGGCGGTGACTTCCTCCGGCACGCCCGCGCCGCCCTTGGCCAGCAGCGCCACCAAGCCCGGCAGCGAGATGCTGGACACGAGGCCCGAGTAGCCCAGCACGCGCCCGTCGGACAGCGTCACCTTGCGCGCCTTCCAGTCGATGGCGGTGGGCTCGGTATGGACGCTGAGCTCGCCGCCCTGGAGGTTGCGCTGCATGGCGCGGGCGAGGCTCTCGATGCCGCCCTCGCGCGGGTAGAGGAACGAGGCGTTGTAGCCCACGGCGTCGCTGCCGGCGCCCAGCGCTCCGTCCACGACTTCCTTCAGGTTGGGGCGGGGCACGAAGCGGCCCACCCAGGCGGCGGACAGCTCGCGCGGGTGCACCGTCCAGAGCTTCTGGTTGTAGGGCACCATGAAGTTCTTCGCGAAGCCCTCGCCCATGTAGCGGAGGATGAACTCCTCGAAGTTCTTCGGCTCGCGCTCGCGCAGCGCGCGGCCCTTCTCGCCGTAGATGGCCTCCACGTAGCCGGTGAGGTTCTCCGCCACCACGTCCGGCGGCAGGCCGTGGGTGTTGACCTGGTACGGGAAGCGGGTGAACACGCCGCGCGTGAAGATGCCCGCCTTGCGCTGGATGCGGACCATCTGCCCCGGCAGCCAGACGGTGTTCACCAGGTCCTGGATCTCCGGGTCCCTCAGGTGGAGCCAGTGCCCGGTGGGGTCGAAGTAACACCCATCGATGACCTCGGTCTTGATGAGGCCCCCGACGCGGTCCGACTTCTCGATGAGACGCCAGGGCTTGCGGAGGAAGTGGGCGGTGGACAGTCCCGCGAGTCCCGCGCCAAGGATGACGATGGGTTCCATGACGGGGCGGGTCTACCACCTCCGCCCCGGGGAGGGGGCAACGAACGCACGACGCTCACCGACGGGTGGACAGAGCCCTCGCCCGCCCGGCTGGGAGGACAAGGGAGGGTTCGTTCTGGCATCGACATGCGCGTTCTTTCCGGGCTGGAAACTGCTCTGCTACCCTGCGCGCACCGCGAAGGCGCTCCGCAGCCCGCTCGCGAGCCATTCGCGCCTGTCGGTCCTGTCGAAGGAACCCCATGAAAGTCTCCTGCCCGTCTTGCCAGACGAACTACAACATCGATGACAAGCGGATCCCCCCCGGTGGCGCCAAGCTCAAGTGCGCCCGGTGCCAGACGACCTTCCCCATCAAGCTCGAGGCCGTGAGCGCTCCGGCGCCGGCCGCGCCGCAGGCTCCCGCCATTCCGCTGCCCGGCGCCGCTGCCCCGCAGGCCGCGGCCATCCCGCTGCCCGGCGCCGCGGCGCCGCACTCCGCCGCGATTCCGCTGCCCGGCGCCGCGCCGGACCCGGACGCGTTCGCCTTCGATGACGGCGCCACCGCCGTCACCTCCGCCGCGGCCATTCCGCTGCCGGGCAACGCCGCGCCCTCCGCCGGTGCCATTCCGCTGCCGGGCAACTCCGCGCCGCACTCCGCCGCGATTCCGCTGCCGGGGAGCGCGAGCGCCGCCATCCCGCTGCCGGGTGCCGCCTCCTCGTACGGCGATGCCATTCCGTTGCCGGGTGCCGCCTCGTACGAGGACGCCATTCCGCTGCCGGGCGCCGCCTCGTACGGGGACGCCATTCCGCTGCCGGGCGCCGCCTCGTACGGGGACGCCATTCCGCTGCCGGGCGCCGCGCCCGAGGCGGACGCGTTCGCCTTCGATGATGGCGCCACCGCCGTCACGTCCGCCGCCGCCATTCCGCTTCCGGGCGTCGCGGCGCCCCGCTCCGAGGCCATTCCGCTGCCGGGCGCGGCCTCGCCCATGGACTCCTTCGGCGAGTACGACGACGCCCCGCCCGCGGTGGACAACCGGGACGCGACGCGCGTCGTCCGCATCCCCCTGCCGAGCGACGCGTACCGCGAGCCGCCTCCGTCCACGCACGCCTACGGCACCAGCGACGAGGTGCAGGGCACCGCGCGCGACTTCGACTTCTCCGAGGAGCCGCCGGCCCCGGTGGACGTCCCGGCCGAGTCCTACGGCGCCCCGGGCGTGCCCGGCACCGCGCGCGACTTCGACTTCTCCGACGACGCGCTGCCCGTCCCCGCCCAGCCGCAGCCCGCGGCGGATCCGTTCGCTTTCGACGTGGAGACTTCGAGCAGCGAGGCCCAGGCCTTCGCCCTGCCGCCCACGCCCAACCGAGCGCAGGCGCCGGACTTCGGCGCCCCGGCCGGTGAGGACCCGTTCGCCCTGCCGCCTCCGCCCGCGTACGCGCAGCCGGCCGCCGGGGAGGATCCGTTCGCCCTGCCGCCTCCGCCCATGTCGTCCGAGGCGGATCCGTTCGCCCTGCCGCCTCCGCCCGCGTACGCGCAGCCGGCCGCTGGCGAGGACCCGTTCGCCCTGCCGCCTCCGCCGGCCGCCGCGCCATCGTTCGACTTCGGCGAGTTGCCGTCCCCCGCCGGCGCGGATCCGTTCGCCCTGCCCCCGCCGCCCGCGGCCATGGACTACTCGGACCTGCCGGCCCCCGCGGCTCCGGCCATGGACTTCTCGGACCTGCCCGCGCCGGCCGCGCCGCCTCAGGACCTGTCCTTCGACTTCGCCGAGCCCCCGCCCGCGGCCTCCGCGCCCTCGGCGGATCCGTTCGCGCTGGACTTCGCGCCCCCGCCGGCCGCGCCCGCGCCGGACTTCAACCTCGACTTCGCCGAGCCTCCGCCGCCCGCGTCCGCCGCCCCCGTCAACCCGACGGTGGACTTCGGTGACGTGGACTTCGGCTCGCCGCCGCCCCAGGCCTCCGCGCCCGCCGGCATCCCCGACTCGCTCGAGTTCGACCCCACCGCGCGGCCCGCCGACGACCTGGAGGCAGACCTCTCCGAGCCGCTGCCGCCCCCGCCCAACGCCGGCCCCGCGGACGGCCTGGAGATGCTGTCGTTCATCGACGACGCCGGGAAGGACGCGGGCGCCAACGCCGGCGCCAAGGTGCGCCGCTTCCACGTGCGCCGCCGCTCGGGCAAGGTGTTCGGCCCGTTCGACGAGGGCGTCATCGTCAAGATGCTGGAGGACGGCCAGCTCCTCGGTAACGAGGACGTCTCCACGGACTCGGAGACCTGGTCCGCCATCGGCACGGTGAGCACCTTCGCCGCCGCCATCCAACGGCTCATGGAGGGCCCCGCCAAGGTGGTGGCTCCCACCGCGGCTCCGACGGTGGCCGCCGCCGAGGCCCCGCGCGCCGAGGCCGCTCCGGCCAGCATGAAGCGCCTGGAGCAGCTCTACGAGGGCCGCATGGCCGGCGTGGCCGTGGTGGACCGCAGCGGCGTCCAGGAGAAGTGGAAGAAGCGCATCCCCATGATGGTGGCCGCCGGCATCGGCGTGGTGGTGCTCGGCATCGGCGTGGGCATGGAGTTCGGCTCGCGCTACGGCGCCTATGGCCGCCGCGCCCTCTTCCCCGCCAAGGTCTCCGCCGGCTCGCCCCAGGCGAAGCAGGTGGACGACGCCCGCCAGGCGCTGCTCCAGGACACCTTCGCCAGCTACAAGCAGGCCTACAGCCTCAGCAGCCAGGTGCTCGCGACGGGCGAGTACCCAGCTGTGCGCTCGTTGTGGTGCCAGTCCGTCTCCTACCTGCAGCGCCGCTACGCCGCCGCGGACATGAACGACATGTCCCGCTGCGTGGAGGCGATGCCGGACATCGCGCTCCTCGGCGAGAAGGACGTGGACTTCGTGAAGGCCTCCGCGGCCATGGCCCTCGCCTCGCGCAACGCGGAGTCGGTGCTCCCCGCGCTGGAGGACGCGTACAGCCGCGAGGCCAACCAGGGTGACCTGGAGCTGGCCTTCCTGCTGTCCGAGGCCTACGGCCTGAAGCGCGACACGGCCCGCGCCACGGAGACGCTGAAGAAGGTGCTCGCCCGCGAGCCCAAGTCCGCCAAGGCCCACCACGCCCTGGGCAACCTGCACCAGGCCGCGGGCCGCGCGGACGAGGCCGCCGCCTCGTACGCCGCCGCCCTGGACGCGGACCCGAAGCACGTCGCCTCCGCGGTGGAGCTGGCCGCGGTGGAGCTGCTGGTGCGCAAGGACGGTGAGAAGGGCGCCCAGGCCGTGGACCGCGCCCTCGCCGCGGACGTGCAGTCCGCGCTGGGCCCTGCGGAGCTCGCCCGCGCCCGGGGCCTGCGCGGCGTGGCCCTCTTCCAGCAGCACAAGCCGAAGGAGGCCGAGGCCGAGCTGAACGCCGCCATGGAGAAGGACAAGGGCTCGGCCTTCCTCAAGGCCCAGCTCGCGGTCGTGCTGCGCGCCCAGCGCAACTACGAGGGCGCCCAGCCGCTGTACGCGGAGCTGGCCACCAAGGAACCCGACAACCTCGAGTACACGGACGGCCACATCACCACGCTGGTGATGACGGGGAAGATGCAGGCCGCGCTGGATGCCGTGCAGAAGGCCAACAAGAAGTTCCCCAGCGAGGCGCGCATCGCCTACCTCTACGGCCGCATCGAGGACGCGCTCGACAAGGCCGTCGAGGCGGAAGGCCACTACAAGCGCGCCATCGCCGCGGACCCCAAGCTGGTGGAGGCGAGCCTCTACCTGGGCCGCTTCTACCTGCGCGCGCGCCGCAACGCCGAGGCGCGTCCCCAACTGGAGGCGGCGGCCGCCAAGGCCCCGGACCATGCCGGCGTGCATGCCGGTCTGGGTGAGCTGGCCCTGGCGGAGAACAACGCGCTGCTGGCGCAGCAGGAGTTCGAGCGGGCCGTGCAGGTGGACCCCAACCTCGCGGACGCCCACCTGGGCCTGTCCCGCGTGGCGCTCTTGAATGGGGACCTGGAGAAGGCGCAGGCGGAGGCCAACACCGCCCTGGAGCTGGACCCGCACCTCTTGAAGGACGGCCGGCTGCAGCGCGGCATCGTGCTCTGGCGGCTGGGCAAGCTCGAGGACGCGGTGGCGGAGCTGGAGAAGGCCAAGGCGGAGGACCCGCGCTCCACCACCACGCCGATTACGCTCGGCGCGGTGCTGCTGGAGAAGGGCGACCTGGCCGGCGCGGAGAGCAACCTCGGCCTCGCGCTGAGCAACGAGCCCTCCAACCACGAGGCGCTCTACTACCTGGGCCTCGTCAAGGCGAAGCGGCTGGAGTTCACCGGCGCCGTGGACAACATGCGCAAGGCGGTGGAGCGCGCGCCGGAGCGCCCGGACTACCACTACGCCTACGGCGTCATCCTCCGCGACGCGAAGAACCTGCCGGACGCCATGAAGGAGTGGCAGAAGGCGGTGGAGCTGGACCCGAAGAACGCGGACGCGCACGAGGCCCTGGGCCACGCGCTCCTGGAGGGCGGCCAGTTCGACGAGGCGATTGAGTCCTTCGAGGCCAGCCTCAAGGCCGACCCGCGCCGCACCCGCGTGCTGGGCTCCATTGGCGACGCGTACTTCAGCGCCGCCCGGTGGACGGACGCCGTCAAGCGCTACCAGACGGCCCTCAAGGAGGACCCGAAGCTCACCTACGTCTATTACAAGGTTGCCCGCGCCTTCACGGAGCAGGCCCAGTTCGCCAAGGCCATCGACTGGTACCGCAAGGCCACCAACGCCGAGCCGGAGAACCCGATGGCCTTCTACTACCTGGGCTTCGCCTATAAGGAGAAGAACAAGCGCCGGGAGGCCGTCCAGGCCTTCAAGGACTACCTCTCCAAGAAGCCGGACGCGACGGACAAGAAAGACATCGAGGACGAAATCTACGACCTCGAGCACTAGGCTCCTTCCAGTAGCAGCCGGTAGCAGGCCGGCCGTGGCGTCTTCCGCCCGGCCGGTGCGTCAGACGAAAAGGGGACCCGGCGTCCGCCCCTGAGCAGCCCGGGTGCGAGGAACCTTGCTGGCCCCCACCCGGGGTGACTACAAGGCGCCCCATGCTGGACCTCCGCAACGTCGCGCAGAACTTCGATGCCGTTGTCGCCCGCCTGAAGACGCGGGGCGGCAACCTGGACCTGGGCCCCTTCCAGCGCCTCTTCTCCGAGCGGCGCGAGCTTTACGTCTCCATGGAGTCTCTGGCCGCCCGTCGCAACGCGGCCAACGAGGAGATGAAGCGCAAGGCGAAGGAGGACCCCAAGGCGCTGGACGCGCTGCGCGGGGACCTGCGCGCCGTGTCGCAGGAAATCAAGGAGAAGGAGGCCCGCCTCAAGGAGGTGGAGGAGGAAATCAACCGCATCCTCCTGCTCATCCCCAACGTCCCCCACGAGTCCGTGCCCGTGGGCGGCGGCGCCGAGGACAACGTCCTGGTGCGCGCGTGGGGCGAGAAGCCCAACCTGCTCTTCGCGCCGAAGCAGCACTTCGAGCTGGGCGAGAAGCTGGGCATGCTCGACTTCGAGCGCGCCTCCAAGGTGTCCGGCAGCCGCTTCGCCTTCTACAAGGGCGCGCTGGCGCGGCTGGAGCGGGCGCTCGTCACGTTCATGATCGACGTGCACAACCAGAAGGGCTACCTGGAGATGCTGCCGCCCTACCTGGTGCTGCGCGAGACGATGATGGGCACCGGGCAGCTCCCCAAGTTCGAGGACGACGCCTTCAAGACGCTGGGGGACCCGGAGCGCTTCCTCATCCCCACCTCGGAAGTGCCCGTCACCAACTACCACGCGGACGAAATCCTGGAGGGCGAGCACCTCCCCCTGCGCTACTGCGCCTTCAGCCCCTGCTTCCGGGCCGAGGCCGGCTCGGCGGGCAAGGACACCCGCGGCCTCATCCGCCAGCACCAGTTCCACAAGGTGGAGTTGGTGAAGTTCTCCACGCCGGAGAAGAGCCTGGAGGAGCTGGAGGCCCTGACGGACGACGCCTGCGACATCCTCCGCCGGCTCGGCCTGCACCACCGGGTGATGCTGCTGTGCACCGGTGACATGGGCTTCGCCTCCCGGAAGACGTTCGACATCGAGGTGTGGCTGCCCGGCCAGGACACGTACCGCGAGATTTCCTCCTGCTCGGACTTCGGCGACTTCCAGGCCCGCCGGGCGAAGATTCGCTACCGGGCCCAGAAGGGAGACAAGCCCCAGCTCGTCCACACGCTCAACGGCAGTGGCCTGGCGGTGGGGCGGACGACCGTCGCCATCCTGGAGAACTACCAGCGCGAGGACGGAAGCGTGGCCATCCCGGAGGCGTTGTGGCCGTACATGGGGGGGCTGAAGGAGCTGAAGCCACTTTGAGCCGAATACCGGCTTGCAACGGGCCCCGAATCAGGTAGAAGGGCGGCCCCACGGTCGCCGTCGGACCACGGGACTCCGCCGGCTCTGTAGCATGGAGGCGTGGCCGAGCGGCTGAAGGCAGCGGTCTTGAAAACCGCAGAGGGTGCAAGCTCTCCGTAGGTTCGAATCCTACCGCCTCCGTTTTTGTGCTTGAGTTTTGCGGTTCTTTGACAGAGAAGAGTTGGAGAGATGGCCGAGAGGCTGAAGGCACAGGTTTGCTAAACCTGCATACTCGAAAGGGTATCGAGGGTTCGAATCCCTCTCTCTCCGCCACTTGTTGTAGTAAGCAGCGCCGGAAGAAATGCTCCCTTAGCTCAGCTGGATAGAGCGTCGGACTACGAATCCGAAGGCCGGAGGTTCGAATCCTCCAGGGAGCGCACTTCTTCATGTTGCGTTGTTCTCATGAGTGACGACGAAGCTTTCATGCGGCAGGCGCTTGCGCTCGCGCGGGAAGCCGCGGAACTCGGAGAGGTCCCAGTCGGTGCTGTGGCGGTGCATGACGGCAAGGTCATTGGCACAGGCTTCAACCGCCGCGAAGTGGACCGACACCCCCTCGCTCACGCTGAAATGCTGGCGATGGATGCCGCCGCGCGAAGTCTTGGCGTCTGGCGGCTCTCGGGTGTCACCCTGTATGTGACGCTGGAGCCCTGCGCCATGTGCGCTGGTGCCCTGGTTCAATCCCGGGTGACACGTCTGGTGTTCGGTACCACGGACCCGAAGGCCGGCGCGGTCGGCTCTCTCTACAACCTCGCCGAGGAGCCCAGACACAATCACAGGCTCCAGGTAACGAGTGGTATCCTGGCGGACGAAAGCCGCCTGCTTTTGAAGACGTTCTTCGAGCGCCTGCGCACGAAGAAACGTGAAAATTGAATACTGGAGAGCTGGCCGAGTGGTCGAAGGCACCTGACTCGAAATCAGGCGTACCGGCAACGGTACCGTAGGTTCGAATCCTACGCTCTCCGCTCCAGATTTCTGGAGAGGTGGCCGAGCGGTTGAAGGCGCACGCCTGGAACGCGTGTATATCTGAAAGGGTATCGTGGGTTCGAATCCCACCCTCTCCGTTGTTGTTTCAGCAGTAGGTTGTTACAGACTTTGTGGTCGGGACAACGTGGGGGCGTGAACCCCGCCAGGTCCGGAAGGAAGCAACGGTAGCGTACTTCCGCGTGTGTCCCGGCCGTTTCTTGTGAGGAGCCGGCATCCTGTTCAGGGTGCCGGCTCTTCGCCTTTGCGGGCAGGCCCTCGCCCGCGCCCTTCCCTGCCCTAGTCGCGGATGAGCAGCGTCTCGCGGCCAATGCGGCGCGCCACCCGGAAGCCCGCGGCCTGGAGCTCCGGGAGGGCTCGGTCCTCGAAGGTGACGGCGCGGTTGAAGGTCCTGTCTCGCATGGCGTGTTGGAAGGCGCCGTCGTGGGGCCAGTCGCAGGTGAGCCAGGGCATCTGCTGGCCCAGGTAGAAGAAGCCGCCCGCGCCCCACAGCCCCTCGTTGACGATGAGCAGCCCGTGCGCGTCGCCCCCTTCCGTGGCGGCCACAATCGCGCGGAACTGGTCCGCCCGCAGGTCCGTCGAGGGGAAGAAGGCGGCCGCGCCCAGCCCCGTCCCCACGGCGAGCGCCGCGAGGCCCCAGCGGGCCGCTGCCTGCGCGCGAGCGCGGATGAAGACAGCCACCGGTGCCGCCGCGGCGAGCACGGCCAGCACCAGCCCGGGGTAGAGGAAGCGCTCCTCCTTGTGCGCGGTGGTCAGCAGCACGCCCGTGTACACGGCCGCGCACCACAGCGGCAGGGACACCGCGCGGCGCTGGCCCAGACTGGCCAGTCCCAGGAGCGCGGCCCCCCAGGCCCAGAGGGGCACGGCGGAGAAGAATGGCCGCACGTAGTACACGGGCGGGTCCGAGCCGAAGCGAGCCGCCGCCTCGCCGGAGAAGACGTTGAAGCGCGCGTAGGCGAGGAAGGAGTGGAAGGGCGTGCCCCATGTGGCGAAGTCGAGGACGCCCAGCCCCGCCGCCACCACCGCGCCGCCCAGGCAGGTGAAGGCCAGCACCCGCCAGCGCTTTGCCGCCGCCAGCCACACCAGCGCGGCCACCACGAAGATGGCGGACGGGTAGCGCGTCACCACCGCCATTCCCAGGGCCGCTCCGCCCAGGAGGCCCGCGCGCGCGGTTCGCTCGCGCCTGTCCAGCGCCTCCATGGCCACCACGAGGAAGGACGCGGAGAAGGACTCGCCCAGGGTGCGGCCCGCGAAGACGAGTACCGGCCCGTAGAGGCCCACCAGGAGGGCGGCCAGTTCCCCGCCCTGGGGGCCGGCACGGCGCGCGACGAAGCGGTACGCGGCCCAGAGGCTCCACGCGTGCAGCGCGGCCTGGGGAATGGCCACCACCGCCCGGTAGCCCTGGGGCCGGGTGATTCCGAGCAGCTCCGCCAGCTTCAGGAAACCGGCCAGCACGCCGGGCACGGCCCAGTTGCGGATGCCGTCCTTCCACTCCCAGGCGAGCACGCCGTAGCCGTGGACGCGCCAGAAGGCGGGCTCCAGGGCCTGGTACACCTCGTCCGGGTGGATGCGCCCGAGCTGCAGCACGGCGATGACGGCGGGGATGAGCGCCACCACCGGCAGGAGGAGGACGGGCCAGCGGCCACCATTCCGGGGCGCGGGGCCGGGCAGGTCCGGAGCCGGCTCGGGTGTTGACTCGGGAACGGCGGGAGCTGGGAAGTGGGGAGCGGGCGCGGACACGGGCGCGGACGACTCTCCCCGCCCCTCAGCCCCGGCGCAAGATGCGCGACGTTCGTCCGCTCGCTCTCCGCTCGGGTTGGAGTAGGAACGCGGGTAACCCAGGAGGAGAAGACATGCCGGACGTCATCGTGGTGGGGGCAGGGCACAACGGCCTCGTGACAGCGGCGCTGCTGGCGCGCCGGGGCCTTTCGGTCACCGTCCTCGAGGACAAGGACGTGATTGGCGGCGCGTGCCGCACGGAGTACCCCTTCCGCACCGCGCCGAAGCTGGGGGTGTCCACCGGCGCGTACCTGCTGGGGCTCATGCCGCCGGAGCTGCTGCGCGAGCTGGAGCTGGATTTGCCCCTCAAGCGCAGGGACCCGCATTACTTCCTGCCCACCACCGGCAAGAAGTACCTGCTGTTCGGCTCGGACGAGCGCGAGCTGAAGCGCCAGTTCCAGGAGTTCTTCTCCCAGGAGGACTGGGAGGCCAACCAGGCCCTGAACGCCGAGCTGGCCGCGCTGCGCGACGACATCGCCCCGACGTGGCTCATGCCTCCGGTGTCGATTGAGGAGACCGCCGAGCGCTTCGTCCGCCCCGCCCTGCGCCAGCACTTCGTGCGCCTGTGTCGCGGCACGGCGCGCGAGTACCTGGAGCGCTTCGGCTTCAAGTCGGATTTGGTGAAGGCCATGTACGCGGTGACGGACGCGTTCTCCGGGCTCGACGGCGGCTACGACACGCCC comes from Pyxidicoccus parkwaysis and encodes:
- the tadA gene encoding tRNA adenosine(34) deaminase TadA, with the protein product MSDDEAFMRQALALAREAAELGEVPVGAVAVHDGKVIGTGFNRREVDRHPLAHAEMLAMDAAARSLGVWRLSGVTLYVTLEPCAMCAGALVQSRVTRLVFGTTDPKAGAVGSLYNLAEEPRHNHRLQVTSGILADESRLLLKTFFERLRTKKREN
- a CDS encoding glycosyltransferase family 39 protein — encoded protein: MSAPAPHFPAPAVPESTPEPAPDLPGPAPRNGGRWPVLLLPVVALIPAVIAVLQLGRIHPDEVYQALEPAFWRVHGYGVLAWEWKDGIRNWAVPGVLAGFLKLAELLGITRPQGYRAVVAIPQAALHAWSLWAAYRFVARRAGPQGGELAALLVGLYGPVLVFAGRTLGESFSASFLVVAMEALDRRERTARAGLLGGAALGMAVVTRYPSAIFVVAALVWLAAAKRWRVLAFTCLGGAVVAAGLGVLDFATWGTPFHSFLAYARFNVFSGEAAARFGSDPPVYYVRPFFSAVPLWAWGAALLGLASLGQRRAVSLPLWCAAVYTGVLLTTAHKEERFLYPGLVLAVLAAAAPVAVFIRARAQAAARWGLAALAVGTGLGAAAFFPSTDLRADQFRAIVAATEGGDAHGLLIVNEGLWGAGGFFYLGQQMPWLTCDWPHDGAFQHAMRDRTFNRAVTFEDRALPELQAAGFRVARRIGRETLLIRD